The Schizosaccharomyces pombe strain 972h- genome assembly, chromosome: I genome contains a region encoding:
- a CDS encoding uncharacterized protein (human HID1 ortholog 1, possible Golgi protein (by similarity)) codes for MGSQQSKLDFRNAVLRLHEERNIPKFDLIWERLWTLPETTEDVFHLMSIDDLTKVKDNAPENLQTIIAVLWDKLEDLQKETLFDDPAAPTTKCALNCMRLLTRLMPIIFEDKSMLEWFDYFAWTVPKDPNINTPRGASFLNTVVDYLFLINFTIPAHNDLTHGVHYCIWETGVVYHPTMLKERSYELHRVEVLRLLLSLFSEEIYRTDGNGSSCCAYVASIANRRLVLCLLSSLINTAMRFNTMFWKPEFLPLDNSVAHMSLIEYCFSVLLILMSEENNNGTPCYNNYRSSKNTLPKNYFSILLSKLQPYSDFQIILDGMSRLLYPPMQSTIPKRSSLIMFDYYPLVLIFCKLFIHYNERFFHYLIDTDRAIDLFIFLLYLSFEYLGDPSTYNHLKLCVILLKRLTAEKYFCKRLNKPFQQQTALPISMPVPFEGGTYADFTIIAISLLVQYTKDYHSEIAQMLCCSLCYLCLYAQNLNSHSSQSLFELFQSASYPGFLISNDVNHKILKYVIGAINNAIQYAQKYNAPLLYFFSMHKDYIEAVSALSFDAIMSVRNSSAEGDSAYWTRNGKTFSSKAFDSILLSRLRYVRSKSPTPYYPIESSEFGFTNLKDVTSKDEITDGFDKALRSNSLRTHRDSRPVQPLLKQRPQLHRALTESATLHGNDRSLEDTDEAKVEPIAHSVDYTFKPTVEWWNKWWPSLNFRTMLDIFTDLSLKISDMKKAGHPASEIMAMIKTQKYPATNQPYIPKYRTKEWRQQLANFARLFAWQVSCDLDSHKREGPGIFEGTDVKIFDSF; via the exons ATGGGTTCTCAACAGTCTAa GTTAGACTTTAGGAACGCGGTTTTACGACTACACGAAGAAAGG AACATTCCAAAATTTGACCTTATATGGGAGCGT CTTTGGACGCTTCCAGAAACAACCGAAGACGTGTTTCATTTGATGTCTATCGATGATTTGACAAAAGTTAAAGACAACGCTCCAGAAAATTTGCAAACTATTATTGCTGTACTCTGGGACAAATTAGAAGATctacaaaaagaaacattgTTTGATGACCCCGCCGCTCCCACTACAAAATGCGCGTTAAATTGTATGCGACTTTTGACAAGGCTTATGCCAATTATATTTGAGGATAAGTCAATGTTAGAATGGTTTGACTATTTTGCGTGGACAGTTCCAAAGGATCCGAACATCAATACACCCCGAGGAGCAAGCTTTTTAAACACCGTTGTAGATTATCTGTTCCTAATCAATTTTACCATCCCTGCTCATAATGATCTTACCCATGGAGTTCACTACTGTATTTGGGAAACTGGGGTAGTTTATCATCCCACAATGTTGAAAGAGCGCTCGTACGAACTTCACCGTGTCGAAGTCCTCCGACTCTTactttcattattttccGAGGAAATATATCGAACAGATGGCAATGGAAGCAGTTGTTGTGCTTATGTTGCTTCAATAGCTAACAGGCGCTTAGTCCTTTgtcttctttcttctctCATCAATACAGCAATGCGTTTCAATACGATGTTTTGGAAGCCTGAGTTTCTTCCCCTTGACAACTCGGTAGCTCACATGTCTTTGATAGAGTATTGTTTTTCTGTCCTACTCATACTAATGTCGGAAGAAAACAACAACGGCACTCCTTGTTATAATAATTACCgttcttcaaaaaacaCATTAccaaaaaactattttagCATTCTGCTTTCAAAACTTCAACCTTATTCAGATTTCCAAATCATCCTTGATGGAATGAGCAGACTGTTATATCCCCCTATGCAATCTACCATTCCAAAAAGAAGCTCATTGATTATGTTTGACTACTACCCTCTtgtattaattttttgcaaactttttattcattataACGAGAggttttttcattatcttATTGATACCGATCGAGCAATcgatttgtttatatttttgttatattTAAGTTTTGAATATCTCGGAGATCCTTCGACTTATAACCACTTAAAGCTTTGTGTAATTCTGTTAAAGCGCTTGACCgctgaaaaatatttttgtaagCGCTTAAACAAGCCATTTCAACAGCAGACCGCCTTACCAATTAGCATGCCAGTTCCTTTCGAAGGTGGTACTTACGCAGATTTTACCATTATTGCAATTTCATTACTAGTGCAATATACTAAAGATTATCATTCCGAGATTGCTCAAATGCTTTGCTGCTCGCTTTGCTACCTTTGTTTATACGCGCAAAATTTAAACTCACATTCCAGCCAGAGTTTGTTTGAATTGTTTCAATCTGCTTCCTATCCAggctttttaatttctaacGACGTCAAtcacaaaattttaaagtatGTTATAGGAGCTATCAACAATGCAATTCAATATGCCCAAAAATACAATGCACCACTCTTATACTTCTTTTCAATGCACAAAGATTACATTGAAGCGGTCAGCGCTTTATCGTTTGATGCCATTATGAGTGTTAGAAACTCATCCGCGGAAGGAGATTCTGCATACTGGACTCGCAATGgtaaaacattttcttcaaaagcGTTTGACTCCATATTGTTAAGCCGACTTCGATATGTTAGGTCAAAAAGTCCAACGCCATATTATCCTATAGAAAGTAGTGAATTTGGTTTCACTAACCTCAAAGACGTTACTAGCAAAGATGAAATTACTGATGGATTCGATAAAGCACTTCGCTCCAATTCTTTACGTACTCACAGGGATAGTAGGCCTGTCCAACCATTGTTGAAGCAACGTCCTCAATTACATAGAGCTCTTACAGAAAGTGCCACACTCCATGGCAATGACCGTTCGTTAGAAGATACCGACGAAGCGAAGGTAGAGCCAATTGCTCATTCAGTAGATTACACTTTTAAGCCGACTGTAGAATGGTGGAATAAATGGTGGCCTTCGCTGAACTTCCGAACTATGCTCGATATTTTCACTGACCTATCTCTCAAAATCAGTGATATGAAGAAAGCCGGTCATCCAGCTTCAGAAATCATGGCTATGAtaaaaactcaaaaataCCCAGCAACTAATCAACCATACATTCCGAAATATAGAACAAAGGAATGGAGACAACAATTGGCAAATTTTGCTCGTCTATTCGCCTGGCAAGTCTCATGCGATTTAGACAGTCATAAAAGAGAAGGGCCAGGCATCTTTGAAGGTACGGAtgtcaaaatatttgacTCATTTTAG
- the nop10 gene encoding snoRNP complex protein: MHLMYYLNDEGKRVYTLKKVSPDGRVTKSSHPARFSPDDKYSRQRYTLKKRFHVLLTQLPAKPY, encoded by the exons atGCATTTGatgtattatttaaatgatGAGGGAAAGCGTGTTtatactttaaaaaaggtatCTCCAGATGGAAGAGTCACAAAATCTTCGCATCCTGCTCGTTTCTCTCCTGACGATAAATATTCTCGACAACGTTATACTCTGAAAAAACGGTTTCATGTACTACTTACTCAATTGC CTGCAAAACCTTACTGA
- a CDS encoding uncharacterized protein (Schizosaccharomyces pombe specific protein) yields the protein MNLLSHQLRDRFPIKAIISKADEVIFANYKHTNDFFKITATTYALINSVIVSNNCCNRRFHSTWQKKKHDDLTATVPVIDFRKNQKLTSIVVNAIQAIYWYARRSNCLTGINEAEYIWKSLIPESIFYHFVSLQSFIRKYLTDVFYCSAQKVILLSTDDSVVSSEKLYIRIASILSNANDKVSFKESSINTNTVFKDVYVEVSSHNDEFLLKNSSKCWAFTSLLVDPLHFMFSQIVFEDLSGKKIMKFEDTAVSTASNHSKQFTKGNLLAIKYIGGLYNAVYLMGLKKNLLAFVENEKDDLFVAKIFLLAYSSSKNRKKIVPVDVWDAMIDSLYETINVEETKKETYKFTRSIKTVIPNKLISNESISILSIPESEKTIYQNFDLYVSKFNVARKELSEKELFNNSFSSSFNTLLASLLVKPTLCLISYLMIAKKMVVLQEANRLFLKSFAHPFHLERYHLHAVAAMGGLYQIMSSTHLKNLFFCSRKGIALTKLHSQQYNESTLFQYLSEFVHQRQKSLTPKQRIAIQELILKFMQRNFENSLYHQSFSSHWFISRLLINPIRMLCWHITDVGKTLDLGEAEKLLKYNHKQCPYIIYPSSLKAVQKLGGLQCIIRNDNLSHIFNCSRKYIRVQRYSDDDLSESSLLPRLVNLLLFFENSMGEVAWNKLSQTLMDMFEKETKSNSLSDY from the coding sequence ATGAACTTGCTTTCTCATCAGCTGCGCGACAGATTTCCAATCAAAGCAATAATATCGAAGGCCGATGAGGttatttttgcaaattataAGCATACTAAtgatttcttcaaaattacAGCAACCACCTATGCGTTGATAAATTCAGTCATTGTTTCAAACAATTGCTGCAATAGGCGATTTCACTCAACTtggcaaaaaaaaaaacatgatGACCTTACTGCTACAGTCCCCGTCATTGATTTTAGAAAGAACCAAAAACTTACATCTATTGTTGTAAACGCAATTCAAGCTATCTATTGGTATGCCAGACGATCCAATTGCTTAACTGGTATAAATGAAGCTGAATACATTTGGAAGAGCTTGATTCctgaaagcattttttacCATTTTGTTTCTCTTCAAAGTTTCATACGAAAATATTTGACTGATGTTTTTTACTGTTCAGCTCAGAAAGttattttgctttcaaCTGACGATAGTGTCGTATCATCTGAAAAGTTGTATATAAGGATTGCTTCCATACTTTCCAACGCCAATGACAAAgtttctttcaaagaatCATCAATCAATACTAATACTGTCTTCAAAGATGTTTACGTTGAAGTTAGTTCGCACAATGACGagtttttgttgaaaaattcatcaaaatgCTGGGCATTCACAAGCTTACTCGTTGATCCTTTGCACTTCATGTTTTCTCAAAtagtttttgaagatttatccggtaaaaaaatcatgAAATTTGAAGACACAGCTGTTAGCACAGCAAGCAATCATTCAAAACAATTCACGAAAGGAAATTTATTAGCAATTAAGTATATTGGAGGTCTATACAACGCTGTTTACTTGATgggtttaaaaaaaaacttgctTGCATTTgtagaaaatgaaaaagatgaCTTATTTGTcgcaaaaatttttttattagcaTATTCATCTTCCAAAAATCGAAAGAAAATTGTTCCAGTGGACGTTTGGGATGCCATGATTGACTCTTTATACGAAACAATAAATGTCGAGgagacaaaaaaagaaacttaCAAGTTTACTCGAAGCATAAAAACTGTGATTcctaataaattaatatctAACGAGTCAATTTCAATATTATCTATTCCTGAATCAGAAAAGACTATAtaccaaaattttgatttatatGTTTCAAAGTTTAACGTCGCCAGGAAAGAGTTATCCGAAAAAGaacttttcaataattctttttcttcttcatttaataCGTTGCTCGCTAGCTTGTTGGTTAAGCCAACCTTATGTCTGATTTCTTATTTAAtgattgcaaaaaaaatggttgTATTACAGGAGGCAAACCGCTTATTTCTTAAATCATTTGCCCATCCATTCCATTTGGAACGATACCATCTACATGCTGTAGCTGCAATGGGTGGTCTGTATCAAATTATGTCTTCTACTCAtctgaaaaatttgtttttctgtTCCAGGAAAGGAATCGCTCTGACAAAATTACATAGTCAGCAATACAATGAATCAACGTTGTTTCAATACTTGTCAGAATTTGTTCATCAGCGACAAAAGTCGCTTACACCGAAACAGAGAATCGCTATACAAGaacttattttaaaatttatgcaaagaaattttgaaaatagcCTTTACCACCAATCATTCAGTTCGCACTGGTTTATATCTCGACTATTGATCAACCCGATTCGAATGCTCTGTTGGCATATTACAGATGTGGGGAAAACGCTGGATCTCGGAGAAGCAGAGAAGTTACTAAAATATAATCACAAACAATGTCCGTACATAATTTACCCATCAAGCTTAAAGGCAGTGCAAAAGTTAGGTGGATTACAGTGTATCATTAGGAATGATAATTTGAGCCATATATTCAATTGTTCAAGGAAATATATCAGAGTACAAAGATATTCTGACGATGATTTATCAGAATCCAGTCTTCTACCGCGGTTGgttaatttacttttgttttttgaaaattcaatgGGGGAGGTTGCATGGAACAAACTTAGTCAAACGTTAATGGATATGTTTGAAAAGGAGACAAAGAGCAATTCTTTGAGTGATTATTAA
- the slx1 gene encoding structure-specific endonuclease catalytic subunit Slx1 produces the protein MDLCNFYCCYLLKSNRTQSSGAVYIGSTPDPPRRLRQHNGEIVGGASKTKHGRPWSISCLVYGFPNKVSALKFEWNWQNLGISRYTKDCDFRSKKQKTIMYCLKGLKHLVDSDTWRRWPLNITFLNKTAFSKWNQLGKTYGNINVYFDEEWLNGFHEKVIQKTYDHKLCLRKTISEPVKCNLCYECIESDELRANCPFTDCNSINHLTCLASSFLTEECQVLPIEGMCTKCKRVLRWREFLSTVFTTSLETDERDFESENRIEIIDLELEK, from the exons ATGGATTTGTGCAATTTCTACTGCTGTTATTTACTAAAGTCGAATAGGACACAATCAAGTGGAGCTGTTTATATCGGTTCCACACCAGATCCACCTAGA CGATTGCGGCAACATAATGGGGAAATAGTTGGTGGTGCATCAAAAACTAAACACGGGCGCCCTTGGTCGATTTCATGTTTAGTTTACGGCTTTCCTAACAAAGTGTCTGCTTTAAAGTTCGAATGGAATTGGCAAAATCTGGGAATCTCGAGGTACACTAAAGATTGTGATTTCCgttcaaaaaaacaaaaaaccaTTATGTATTGTCTTAAAGGTTTAAAGCATTTGGTTGACAGTGATACGTGGAGAAGATGGCCATTAAACATCACATTTCTAAATAAAACTGCTTTCAGTAAATGGAATCAACTTGGTAAAACTTATGGTAATATCAATGTATACTTCGACGAAGAATGGTTAAATGGGTTTCACGAAAAAGTAATCCAAAAAACTTACGATCATAAATTATGTTTAAGAAAGACAATATCAGAGCCTGTTAAGTGTAACCTATGCTACGAATGTATCGAATCTGATGAATTGCGGGCTAATTGCCCTTTTACGGATTGCAATTCAATAAATCATTTAACTTGCCTTGCAAGCAGTTTTCTGACAGAAGAATGCCAGGTTCTTCCAATCGAAGGAATGTGTACAAAATGCAAAAGAGTATTGAGATGGAGAGAGTTCCTGTCTACGGTTTTCACTACTTCTTTAGAAACTGACGAACGAGATTTTGAAAGCGAAAATAGAATAGAAATCATAGATCTAGAACTAGAAAAATAG
- the erg8 gene encoding phosphomevalonate kinase, with the protein MKVTCSAPGKVLIAGGYIVLDPQYSGLVIGLTAKGYASTTTLDDKCGTVRVKSPQFINAEWLYNIDWTVSPIRVHQIYENCELEKNPNPFVQLALFYVINYFFSTGRQPLCWQDLQVTLQVDNAYYHQPQLKPDQTSYPKFNFLNCTLGQVHKTGLGSSAAMITSLIGSLFLSLRRLTDDTGDKSLKIDDSTKVIVHNLAQIAHCSAQGKVGSGFDVGAATWGSCIYRRFDPKLIEQLLVPYDEQIKNINFSTELRKIVSKKWSDVVPFQLPATYCLLMGDVAGGSSTPGMVKKVQQWQKENPEESKNCFDDLYSRVLSIKNCFLSSESLDSELQSQFRSIRRILQRITVEAKVDIEPLKQTNILDNIEQLPGVIGVGVPGAGGFDAQFCLAINHTEIIENVIKTWKDDGVVPMDVSPAFDGLAVE; encoded by the exons ATGAAAGT GACCTGCTCTGCTCCTGGTAAAGTACTTATAGCTGGTGGATACATTGTTTTAGATCCTCAATACAGCGGGCTTGTTATTGGTTTAACTGCCAAAGGGTACGCTTCCACAACGACTTTGGACGATAAATGTGGAACGGTTCGTGTGAAAAGCCCTCAATTCATTAACGCTGAATGGCTTTATAATATTGATTGGACTGTATCTCCTATTCGAGTTCATCAGATATATGAAAACTgtgaattggaaaaaaatccaaaccCCTTCGTTCAACTGGCACTTTTTTATGTAATTAactactttttttccaCGGGGCGACAACCTTTATGCTGGCAAGATCTTCAAGTTACATTGCAGGTAGATAATGCCTATTATCACCAACCACAGTTAAAGCCTGATCAAACAAGCTATccaaaattcaatttcttaAACTGTACTTTAGGTCAAGTACATAAGACTGGTTTAGGAAGCTCGGCAGCTATGATTACAAGTCTTATAggttcattatttttaagtcTTAGACGACTAACAGATGACACTGGTGACAAATCTCTCAAAATTGATGATTCAACCAAAGTCATAGTTCACAATCTGGCACAAATTGCCCACTGTTCTGCACAAGGAAAAGTAGGAAGTGGGTTTGATGTTGGCGCTGCCACTTGGGGAAGTTGTATTTATAGAAGGTTTGATCCTAAATTAATTGAACAACTGCTGGTCCCATACGACGAACAAATAAAGAACATAAATTTTTCCACCGAACTGAGAAAAATAGTTTCTAAAAAATGGTCAGATGTTGTTCCATTTCAATTGCCTGCTACTTATTGTTTGCTAATGGGGGACGTAGCTGGTGGCAGTAGCACACCGGGTATGGTAAAAAAAGTACAGCAATGGCAAAAGGAAAATCCAGAGGAATCTAAGAATTGCTTTGATGATTTGTATTCAAGAGTGCTTTCCATCAAAAactgttttctttcttctgaAAGCTTAGACTCTGAACTTCAAAGTCAATTTCGATCCATTCGTCGTATTCTTCAAAGAATTACCGTTGAAGCAAAGGTTGACATAGAACCTTTAAAgcaaacaaatattttagaCAACATAGAGCAGTTGCCTGGTGTCATTGGTGTGGGAGTTCCTGGAGCCGGCGGATTTGATGCACAATTTTGTTTGGCCATTAACCATACGGAGATAATCGAAAATGTTATCAAAACATGGAAAGATGATGGGGTAGTACCCATGGACGTTTCTCCTGCTTTCGATGGGCTAGCCGTAGAATAA
- the img1 gene encoding mitochondrial 54S ribosomal protein bL19m: MFNAKHFFNLGLGFQWLQKRGIGSLKRPYNFPKPVPGPKHKDVLSLFEKKCRSVLDEQSERFKMFHRSQPNRVRPGAVLLVESYSKYPSKDSVNRFAGYLLRIRHRGPKSSILLRNVVMGVGVEYLLPIYSPQIKRIVVLKENGLSKRPRRAYLSYLRQPRFRLPPVESLVRKYIEQNQHKP, encoded by the coding sequence ATGTTTAATGCCAAAcactttttcaatttaggATTGGGCTTTCAATGGCTACAAAAGAGAGGTATTGGATCGTTAAAACGGCCTTATAACTTTCCAAAGCCAGTACCAGGTCCAAAGCACAAAGATGTGTTATCATTATTCGAAAAAAAGTGCCGTTCAGTATTGGATGAGCAATCTGAGCGATTCAAAATGTTTCATCGCTCGCAGCCAAATCGAGTAAGACCAGGCGCGGTTTTACTGGTTGAAAGCTACTCAAAATACCCATCAAAAGATTCAGTCAACAGATTTGCTGGTTATCTACTGCGAATTCGGCATCGTGGACCAAAAAGTTCAATCCTGTTACGAAACGTGGTAATGGGTGTTGGAGTCGAATATTTGTTACCAATTTACTCTCCACAAATTAAACGTATTGTTGTCCTCAAAGAAAATGGTCTATCTAAAAGACCTAGAAGAGCATACTTAAGTTACTTGCGTCAACCTCGCTTTCGTCTTCCACCTGTTGAATCACTGGTGCGAAAATACATTGAACAAAATCAACATAAACCTTGA
- the apc11 gene encoding anaphase-promoting complex ubiquitin -protein ligase E3 subunit Apc11, translating to MKVKILRYHAIANWTWDTPKDDVCGICRVPFDGCCPQCTSPGDNCPIVWGKCKHIFHAHCIQNWLATSGSQGQCPMDRQTFVVADSTNEKSETQ from the exons ATGAAGGTGAAAATACTGA GATACCATGCAATTGCTAACTGGACGTGGGATACCCCAAAAGACGACGTTTGTGGTATATGTCGTGTTCCATTCGATGGATGCTGCCCTCAATGCACAAGTCCTGGAGACAATTGCCCCATAG TTTGGGGGAAATGCAAGCATATATTTCATGCTCACTGTATTCAAAACTGGTTAGCTACTAGCGGTTCTCAAGGTCAATGCCCGATGGACCGTCAAACTTTTGTGGTAGCAGATTCTACGAATGAAAAGTCTGAAACACAATAA
- the gid7 gene encoding WD repeat-containing protein has product MALDEKFQLEVIHLLLQFLNDYGYDESLKALEKETGLVSETEDVKRLKQAVLQGDWITAEAAFSIMQLRDESKRKEAQFLLQKQRCLELARSGAICEAIYVLQNFESTDFNKEKERLVSIILESNNKSNNELITKNGYGNTRLDLLNQLSEYISPEILLPKRRLEHLLQQAKDYQVSSQVYHNVLKNFSFLSDYKADPSELPTKEYHVFHDHSDEVWQISYSHNGRYLASASKDKTAIIFDVVNLKRVFRLIGHIDTVAYIRWSPDDRYLLSCSCDKSVILWDAFTGEKLRDYKHGFSVSCCCWLPDGLSFITGSPDCHITHWSLNGEILYKWEDVNIYDMALTSDGTKLYIVGFEQLINAEDKHIAIYSVETRECIKKISLQSKVTSICLSKDSKYALTNLEPHTTFLWDLEENRIVRQYMGHKLGNFLIGSCFGGKDDTFVLSGSEDDKIRIWHRESGKLLATLSGHVKCVNYVAYNPVDPYQFASAGDDNTVRIWSNKDNPRRQ; this is encoded by the exons ATGGCTTTGGATGAAAAATTCCAGCTTGAAGTAATTCATCtgcttcttcaatttttgaacgACTACGGTTACGA TGAATCTTTAAAagctttagaaaaagagaCGGGATTGGTTTCTGAAACAGAAGATGTCAAACGATTGAAACAGGCTGTACTTCAGGGGGACTGGATTACCGCAGAGGCTGCTTTCTCCATAATGCAACTGCGTGACGAATCTAAAAGAAAG GAGGctcaatttttattacaaaagCAACGATGTTTAGAATTAGCGAGAAGTGGTGCCATTTGCGAGGCGATATATGTTTTGCAAAACTTTGAAAGCACGGACtttaacaaagaaaaagaacgGTTGGTATCGATTATTCTTGAATCAAACAACAAAAGcaataatgaattaattacGAAGAACGGTTATGGGAACACTCGACTTGATCTTTTAAACCAACTATCCGAATACATTTCTCCTGAGATTTTGCTCCCTAAACGGCGCCTTGAGCACTTATTACAACAAGCCAAAGACTATCAAGTGTCTTCTCAGGTTTATCATAATGTGTTGAAAAACTTCTCTTTTCTATCTGACTACAAGGCAGATCCAAGCGAATTACCTACAAAGGAATATCATGTTTTTCACGATCACTCTGATGAAGTATGGCAAATTAGCTATTCCCATAATGGAAGATACTTGGCTTCAGCATCAAAAGATAAGACTGCCATTATATTTGACGTTgtcaatttgaaaagagtTTTTCGTCTAATAGGCCATATTGATACGGTAGCATACATCAGATGGTCACCAGACGATCGTTATCTTCTCAGTTGTTCATGTGACAAGTCTGTAATTTTATGGGACGCATTTACGGGGGAAAAGTTACGTGACTATAAGCATGGGTTTTCTGTTAGTTGTTGTTGTTGGTTACCTGATGGTTTATCATTTATTACGGGATCACCAGATTGTCATATAACTCATTGGTCATTAAATGGCGAAATACTCTACAAATGGGAAGATGTCAATATTTACGATATGGCTCTTACTTCTGATGGAACTAAATTGTACATTGTAGGTTTTGAACAATTAATTAACGCCGAAGATAAACATATAGCTATTTATTCCGTTGAAACCAGagaatgtataaaaaaaatttcgttgCAGTCGAAAGTAACttcaatttgtttatcAAAAGACTCGAAATATGCGTTGACAAACTTAGAACCACACACTACTTTTCTTTGGGATCTTGAAGAAAACCGAATTGTTCGTCAATACATGGGTCATAAGCTGgggaattttttaatcgGATCTTGCTTTGGAGGAAAAGATgatacttttgttttaagtGGAAGTGAAGATGACAAAATACGTATCTGGCATAGAGAAAGTGGAAAGCTACTGGCAACATTATCAGGACATGTTAAATGCGTGAATTATGTTGCATATAATCCAGTCGACCCATATCAATTTGCGTCCGCCGGTGATGATAATACAGTACGCATCTGGTCGAATAAAGATAATCCACGTCGACAATAA